In Macadamia integrifolia cultivar HAES 741 chromosome 5, SCU_Mint_v3, whole genome shotgun sequence, a single window of DNA contains:
- the LOC122079139 gene encoding uncharacterized protein LOC122079139: MDKVSTVHQSIKSSKQFKSKKKPSKPIKVVYISSPMKVKTSASEFRALVQELTGRDSDLGGYNGRFLVDGLEQKVTDEVMKIRDDYEPQVPQIGDFHQESSSGRYDDTLIEVDQPFDDFFSSSGLLENFYRFTEPPQVDVIRNFGAV, from the coding sequence ATGGATAAGGTCAGTACTGTTCATCAAAGCATCAAGAGCTCCAAACAGttcaaatcaaagaagaaaccATCAAAACCCATCAAGGTTGTTTACATCTCAAGCCCCATGAAGGTGAAGACAAGTGCATCTGAGTTCAGGGCTCTGGTGCAAGAGCTCACCGGTAGAGATTCCGATTTGGGTGGTTACAATGGAAGATTCTTGGTTGATGGCCTTGAGCAGAAGGTAACTGATGAGGTCATGAAGATTAGAGATGATTATGAGCCTCAAGTCCCTCAGATTGGGGACTTTCATCAGGAGTCATCATCAGGGAGATATGATGACACTTTGATTGAGGTTGATCAGCCCTTTGATgatttcttcagttcttctgGGCTGCTTGAAAACTTTTATAGATTTACTGAGCCTCCTCAGGTAGATGTCATCAGAAACTTTGGTGCAGTGTAA